In Mycolicibacterium phocaicum, one DNA window encodes the following:
- a CDS encoding ABC transporter substrate-binding protein, giving the protein MKFSTRFVIALAATMAVLLVTAVLMGRTQDIGKTVVTVRLWDAQVAAAYRSSFAEFTRRHPDIEVRVDVVAYASYFDSLRTDVAGGGADDIFWLSNAYLAGYADTGRLLDIGKLLGDGAADAWDRSVNQQFTRDGTLWAVPQLTDGGIAVYYNADLLAAAGVEPADLDELRWSPGADDTLRPLLARLTLDRHGNQAGTPGFDAGQVRQWGYNAANDLQGIYLNYIGSAGGSFSDGDRFAFDNPGAREAFAYLVNLINTDHVSPSAADTNGNGDFSRNQFLQGRMALFQSGTYNLAAIADQARFRWGVALLPSGPDGRVSVTNGIAAAANSATRHPDAVRAVLQWMGSADGNAFLGTKGAAVPAVLAAQRVYFDYWKLRGIDVQPFFQVLDGPRIPAPGGAGFPAGFLAIRPFFDEMFLGRAPVAATLTAAQRAANAAADR; this is encoded by the coding sequence ATGAAGTTCTCGACCCGCTTCGTGATCGCCCTGGCCGCCACCATGGCGGTGCTACTGGTGACGGCCGTGCTCATGGGCCGGACGCAGGACATTGGGAAAACCGTTGTCACTGTACGACTGTGGGATGCTCAGGTCGCCGCCGCGTACCGGTCGTCGTTCGCCGAGTTCACCCGGCGGCATCCGGACATCGAGGTCCGGGTCGACGTCGTCGCCTACGCGTCGTACTTCGATTCGCTGCGCACCGACGTCGCCGGCGGCGGCGCCGACGACATCTTCTGGCTGTCGAATGCCTACCTGGCCGGCTACGCGGATACCGGCCGACTGCTCGACATCGGAAAACTGTTGGGCGACGGCGCCGCCGATGCGTGGGACCGGTCGGTGAACCAACAGTTCACCCGCGACGGGACGCTGTGGGCGGTGCCGCAACTGACCGACGGCGGCATCGCGGTGTACTACAACGCCGACCTGCTCGCTGCCGCCGGTGTGGAGCCGGCCGACTTGGACGAGCTGCGCTGGTCCCCCGGCGCCGATGACACACTGCGTCCGCTGCTGGCCCGACTCACTCTGGACCGGCACGGGAACCAGGCCGGGACACCGGGATTCGATGCCGGGCAGGTACGGCAGTGGGGCTACAACGCCGCCAACGACCTGCAGGGCATCTACCTGAACTACATCGGCTCGGCCGGTGGCTCCTTCAGCGATGGTGACCGGTTCGCGTTCGACAACCCCGGCGCGCGAGAGGCTTTCGCGTATCTGGTCAACCTGATCAACACCGACCACGTCTCCCCATCGGCCGCCGACACTAACGGCAACGGCGACTTCTCCCGCAACCAGTTCCTGCAGGGCCGCATGGCACTGTTCCAGTCGGGTACCTACAACCTGGCCGCCATCGCCGATCAGGCACGCTTCCGGTGGGGCGTGGCACTGCTGCCCAGCGGACCGGACGGCCGCGTCAGCGTCACCAACGGGATTGCCGCCGCGGCCAATTCGGCCACCCGCCATCCCGACGCGGTGCGGGCAGTGCTGCAGTGGATGGGCAGCGCCGACGGAAACGCGTTCCTGGGCACCAAGGGGGCGGCGGTGCCCGCGGTGCTGGCTGCCCAACGGGTCTACTTCGACTACTGGAAACTGCGCGGCATCGACGTGCAGCCGTTCTTCCAAGTGCTCGACGGCCCCCGCATCCCGGCCCCCGGCGGCGCGGGCTTCCCGGCCGGATTCCTGGCCATCAGGCCGTTTTTCGACGAGATGTTCCTGGGCCGCGCGCCGGTCGCGGCAACGCTGACCGCCGCTCAGCGGGCGGCCAACGCCGCCGCGGATCGCTAA
- a CDS encoding energy-coupling factor transporter transmembrane component T family protein has protein sequence MTAPATQRRSMVLLRPVPGTSPIHELWAGTKLIVVALIGIVLTIYPGWVPIGLVALLVMLTAWLAHIPRSVLPSVPRLVWVLLLLGGGTAALAGGEPFVDIASAHLGLGGLLNFLQITVLSIVLLGLGGLVSWTTNVAEIAPAVATLGRPLKWLRIPVDEWAVTLALALRAFPMLIEEYRVLFAARRLRPKVRPETRRERGRQRRSEIVDLLAAAITVALRRGDEMGDAITARGGVGQIVASPARPGRADAVALVLVVAMCALSLWVEAFTPLATHRL, from the coding sequence ATGACGGCCCCTGCCACCCAGCGCCGGTCGATGGTGCTACTGCGTCCCGTGCCCGGGACGTCACCCATTCACGAACTGTGGGCCGGTACCAAGCTCATCGTGGTGGCGCTGATCGGCATCGTCCTGACCATCTACCCGGGGTGGGTGCCGATCGGCCTGGTGGCCCTGCTGGTGATGCTGACGGCGTGGCTGGCGCACATCCCGCGCAGCGTGTTGCCGTCAGTGCCGCGCCTCGTGTGGGTACTGCTGTTGCTCGGCGGTGGGACGGCCGCGCTGGCCGGCGGCGAGCCGTTCGTCGACATCGCGTCGGCGCATCTGGGCCTGGGCGGTCTGCTGAACTTCTTGCAGATCACGGTGTTGTCCATCGTGCTGCTGGGCCTGGGTGGGCTGGTCTCGTGGACCACCAATGTCGCTGAAATCGCGCCTGCGGTGGCCACTTTGGGCCGGCCGCTGAAGTGGCTGCGCATTCCCGTCGACGAGTGGGCCGTGACGCTGGCCCTGGCGCTGCGCGCCTTCCCAATGCTCATCGAGGAGTACCGCGTGCTGTTCGCGGCCCGCCGGTTGCGTCCGAAGGTGCGGCCGGAGACCCGCCGGGAACGCGGGCGTCAACGTCGATCCGAGATCGTCGACCTGCTGGCCGCGGCGATCACGGTGGCGCTGCGCCGCGGTGATGAGATGGGCGATGCCATCACGGCGCGTGGCGGCGTGGGCCAGATCGTGGCGAGTCCGGCGCGGCCGGGACGGGCCGATGCCGTGGCATTGGTGCTGGTGGTCGCGATGTGTGCGCTGTCGCTGTGGGTCGAGGCGTTCACCCCACTGGCCACCCACCGGCTTTAG
- a CDS encoding ABC transporter ATP-binding protein, translated as MTAAGTRDKAGPLDPGEYAQAAVMAALSAATAIIAVVVPFAAGLGMLGTVPMGLLAYRYRLRVLVAATVAGGTIAFLIAGMGGLMTVVFCAYIGGLTGIVKRTGRGIVTVLCASVVAGAAFGAYVIGILLLVRRLRELIFASMTSNIHGIANVIAAVPGGEQAAEDLRTGFAAFLHYWPVPIMISVIMHIIVVTLLGWWALSRVLKRLYGIPDVHKLDTVESTGLVAPVPARLRDVRFRYPGTNRDALGPVSMDIDEGEHVAVTGANGSGKTTLMLTLAGRAPTAGTIDRPGAVGLGRTGGTAVVMQHPESQVLGTRVADDVVWGLPAGTTIDVERLLGEVGLSGMADRDTGGLSGGELQRLAVAAALAREPALLIADEVTSMVDQEGRDVLLSVLSDLTRHHRTSLVHITHYNDEADSADRVVRLDGASDNIEMVATAPVPIVSDGVEPGGPPVLEVQGVGHQYGSGTPWESTALRDISFTVHEGEGVLIHGLNGSGKSTLAWILAGLTVPTTGSCLLDGKPVSDQVGAVAISFQAARLQLMRSRVGAEIASAAGFSKRDTARIVEALAMVGLDPELADRRIDQLSGGQMRRVVLAGLLSRRPRALILDEPLAGLDAASQRGLVTLLAELRRTTGLTVVVISHDFAGLDELCPRILRLHRGELAQSTAAPLTAGGRS; from the coding sequence ATGACTGCTGCCGGCACCAGAGATAAGGCCGGTCCCCTCGATCCGGGCGAGTACGCCCAGGCCGCCGTGATGGCGGCCCTGAGCGCGGCCACCGCCATCATCGCCGTCGTGGTGCCGTTCGCCGCGGGCCTCGGCATGCTGGGCACGGTCCCGATGGGACTGCTGGCCTACCGCTACCGACTCCGCGTGCTGGTGGCCGCGACCGTCGCCGGCGGCACCATCGCGTTCCTGATCGCCGGCATGGGCGGGCTGATGACCGTGGTGTTCTGTGCCTACATCGGCGGCCTGACGGGCATCGTCAAGCGCACGGGCCGCGGCATCGTCACGGTGCTGTGCGCATCGGTGGTCGCGGGCGCGGCGTTCGGGGCCTACGTCATCGGCATCCTGCTGTTGGTGCGGCGGCTGCGGGAGCTGATCTTCGCGTCGATGACCTCGAACATCCACGGCATCGCCAACGTCATCGCCGCGGTGCCGGGCGGCGAGCAGGCGGCCGAGGATCTGCGCACCGGGTTCGCGGCATTCCTGCACTACTGGCCCGTGCCGATCATGATCTCGGTGATCATGCACATCATCGTCGTCACGCTGCTGGGCTGGTGGGCGCTGTCGCGGGTTTTGAAGCGGCTCTACGGGATTCCCGACGTGCACAAGCTCGACACCGTCGAGTCCACCGGTCTCGTGGCGCCCGTCCCGGCGCGCCTGCGCGACGTTCGATTCCGGTACCCCGGTACCAATCGCGACGCACTCGGCCCGGTGAGCATGGACATCGACGAGGGCGAGCACGTCGCCGTCACCGGTGCCAACGGGTCGGGTAAAACCACGCTGATGCTGACGCTCGCGGGCCGCGCACCGACCGCGGGCACCATCGACCGACCGGGTGCCGTCGGCCTCGGCCGGACCGGTGGCACCGCGGTGGTCATGCAGCATCCGGAGAGTCAGGTGCTCGGCACCCGCGTGGCCGACGACGTCGTCTGGGGCCTGCCGGCGGGGACGACCATCGACGTCGAACGGCTGCTGGGTGAGGTCGGTTTGAGTGGCATGGCCGACCGGGACACCGGCGGGCTGTCGGGTGGCGAGCTGCAGCGGCTGGCCGTGGCGGCTGCGCTGGCTCGCGAACCGGCGCTGCTGATCGCCGACGAGGTCACGAGCATGGTCGACCAGGAGGGCCGCGATGTGCTGCTCTCGGTGCTGTCCGATCTGACCCGTCACCACCGGACATCCCTGGTGCACATCACGCACTACAACGACGAAGCGGACTCGGCCGACCGGGTGGTCCGACTGGACGGCGCCAGCGACAACATCGAGATGGTCGCGACCGCACCGGTGCCGATCGTGTCCGACGGTGTCGAACCCGGCGGCCCGCCCGTGCTCGAGGTCCAGGGTGTGGGGCACCAGTACGGCAGCGGGACGCCCTGGGAATCAACGGCATTGCGCGACATCAGCTTCACCGTCCATGAGGGCGAGGGCGTGCTGATCCACGGGCTCAACGGCTCCGGCAAGTCCACGCTCGCCTGGATCCTGGCCGGTCTCACGGTGCCCACCACCGGCAGCTGTCTGCTCGACGGCAAGCCGGTATCCGATCAGGTTGGTGCCGTGGCGATCTCGTTCCAGGCCGCGCGGCTGCAGCTGATGCGGTCTCGCGTCGGCGCCGAAATTGCCTCGGCTGCCGGCTTTTCGAAGCGCGACACCGCCCGGATCGTCGAAGCTCTTGCGATGGTCGGGCTCGATCCCGAACTGGCCGACCGTCGTATCGATCAGCTCAGCGGTGGCCAGATGCGCCGCGTGGTGCTGGCCGGATTGCTTTCTCGTCGCCCGCGGGCCCTGATTCTGGACGAGCCGCTGGCCGGGCTGGACGCCGCGAGCCAGCGCGGTCTGGTGACACTGCTCGCCGAACTGCGCCGCACCACCGGGCTGACGGTCGTCGTCATCTCGCACGACTTCGCCGGGCTGGATGAGCTGTGTCCGCGCATCCTGCGGCTGCATCGCGGTGAGCTCGCCCAGTCGACGGCAGCGCCACTCACCGCGGGAGGACGATCATGA
- a CDS encoding MarR family winged helix-turn-helix transcriptional regulator: MLNMTAAPATETTLASDLLAVVARINRLANQRVRLPLPFAQARLLSTIEAEGRARISDLAALDHCSQPTMTTQVRRLEEAGLVSRTVDPDDARAVLISITPQGVATLAQVRADRGNAIDPFLEELDSTDRDTLAAAVEIMRGLLAAH, translated from the coding sequence ATGTTGAACATGACAGCTGCACCGGCGACCGAAACGACCCTCGCCTCGGATCTGCTCGCCGTCGTCGCACGCATCAACCGTCTGGCCAACCAGCGCGTCCGGCTCCCACTGCCCTTCGCCCAGGCCCGGTTGCTCTCCACCATCGAAGCCGAGGGGCGCGCCCGCATCTCCGATCTCGCCGCGCTCGACCACTGCTCGCAACCGACGATGACGACCCAGGTCCGTCGCCTCGAGGAGGCCGGACTGGTCTCCCGCACCGTCGACCCCGATGACGCCCGCGCCGTCCTCATCAGCATCACGCCGCAGGGCGTCGCCACGCTGGCGCAGGTTCGCGCCGACCGCGGCAACGCCATCGACCCGTTCCTGGAGGAACTCGACAGCACCGACCGGGACACCCTGGCGGCCGCCGTCGAGATCATGCGCGGCCTGCTCGCCGCGCACTGA
- a CDS encoding LppP/LprE family lipoprotein, with translation MRSIGYPSAIVLLAASALLSAGCGWSPKGPDPAPQADKCTPADGPAQNVVTASIYALPAPPSGKWTQMGSGHTANCALYWVQVGQNNSTPDSLQQVVFFNKNTMIGTPTPNARPYITVTASAPDSVTVQYQWQQPKDQPGMPTGIGSARFTVDGGALKALDPIPGP, from the coding sequence ATGCGGTCCATCGGCTACCCCTCGGCAATCGTCCTGCTCGCGGCATCCGCCCTGCTCAGCGCCGGATGTGGCTGGAGCCCGAAAGGTCCGGATCCGGCGCCTCAGGCCGACAAGTGCACACCCGCCGACGGGCCGGCACAGAACGTCGTGACCGCATCCATCTACGCGCTGCCGGCCCCACCGTCGGGCAAGTGGACTCAGATGGGCAGCGGCCACACCGCGAACTGTGCGTTGTACTGGGTGCAGGTCGGGCAGAACAATTCGACGCCGGACAGCCTGCAGCAGGTGGTGTTCTTCAACAAGAACACGATGATCGGCACGCCGACGCCCAACGCGCGGCCGTATATCACCGTGACCGCGAGCGCTCCGGACAGCGTGACGGTGCAATACCAATGGCAGCAGCCCAAGGATCAGCCGGGGATGCCGACCGGCATCGGCAGCGCGCGGTTCACCGTGGACGGCGGCGCGCTCAAGGCGCTGGATCCGATTCCCGGGCCGTGA
- a CDS encoding cellulase family glycosylhydrolase, which translates to MGFADSDIIGMSTADINKTLDEMQSLGVQNVRILLPWNNIEPAPGYWNWSTVDTLVNAAADRNMGILGVLNATPAWAVPAGAPAVASPPADNTQYAQFVGAVAERYAGKVSAYEVWNEPNAAPSWYPTPDPAAYTRLLQAAYPAIKAADPDATVIGGVVGWVTDTPGLAINAASYVQGMYDNGAQGYFDALSFHPYQYQVPFGNGTPYGPIAPINQLATIHQEMVAAGDGSKQIWATEYGEPTSVVDNNTQAAFISNFLNSWSSVNYTGPMFIYTTRDRNTGSTSDQDTLGVFQTDWTPKPAANVIAQWTATHPQKPIGAPDPTTDPSPMLALTTLSATRALADPTVSTLSATTETLADPTVSTLSATTETLADPTVSTMRVASGETAAATKTTDTTATAADPATDPAAVTLLAGRTIAAGVPVTAVRATPATPATTATQATPATPATPATPATPATQATPGTPAVPATPATPVTPAARAIPATPATPATPKALAAKASATKADTAAPAGSTKSTAPKQDTKAKSAPANSSPKNTGPKNTKKK; encoded by the coding sequence GTGGGATTCGCCGATTCGGACATCATCGGCATGTCGACGGCCGACATCAACAAGACGCTCGACGAGATGCAGTCCCTCGGCGTGCAGAACGTCCGGATCCTGCTCCCGTGGAACAACATCGAACCGGCGCCGGGATATTGGAACTGGAGCACCGTCGACACCCTCGTGAACGCCGCGGCCGACCGCAACATGGGCATTCTCGGCGTGCTCAACGCGACGCCGGCGTGGGCGGTACCCGCAGGTGCTCCGGCCGTGGCCTCGCCGCCGGCGGACAACACCCAGTACGCGCAGTTCGTCGGCGCAGTCGCGGAGCGCTACGCCGGCAAGGTATCGGCCTACGAGGTGTGGAACGAGCCCAACGCGGCGCCCTCCTGGTACCCGACACCCGATCCCGCGGCGTACACCAGGCTGCTGCAGGCGGCGTATCCGGCGATCAAGGCCGCCGACCCCGACGCGACGGTGATCGGCGGCGTGGTCGGCTGGGTCACCGACACCCCTGGCCTGGCCATCAACGCCGCCTCCTACGTCCAGGGCATGTACGACAACGGCGCGCAGGGGTATTTCGACGCGCTGTCGTTCCACCCGTACCAGTACCAGGTGCCCTTCGGTAACGGCACCCCGTACGGACCGATTGCGCCGATCAACCAACTGGCCACGATCCACCAGGAGATGGTCGCGGCCGGTGACGGCAGCAAGCAGATTTGGGCGACCGAATACGGCGAGCCGACCTCCGTCGTCGACAACAACACGCAGGCGGCGTTCATCTCCAACTTCCTGAACTCGTGGAGCAGCGTCAACTACACCGGGCCGATGTTCATCTACACCACCCGGGACCGCAACACGGGCAGCACAAGCGATCAGGACACTCTCGGTGTCTTCCAGACGGATTGGACGCCGAAGCCCGCCGCGAACGTCATCGCCCAATGGACCGCGACGCATCCGCAGAAGCCGATCGGCGCGCCGGACCCGACGACAGATCCGAGCCCGATGCTGGCCCTCACGACACTGAGCGCCACCAGAGCCCTCGCCGACCCGACGGTGTCGACACTCAGCGCCACCACCGAAACGCTTGCCGACCCGACGGTTTCGACGCTCAGCGCCACCACCGAAACGCTTGCCGACCCGACGGTTTCGACGATGCGCGTTGCCTCCGGGGAGACCGCGGCAGCGACGAAGACGACGGACACGACCGCAACAGCGGCCGACCCGGCGACCGATCCGGCGGCGGTGACCCTCCTGGCCGGCCGCACCATCGCGGCCGGCGTGCCCGTCACGGCCGTCCGGGCAACGCCCGCCACCCCGGCGACTACTGCCACCCAGGCAACACCGGCGACTCCGGCTACCCCGGCCACCCCGGCCACACCGGCAACCCAGGCGACTCCGGGCACCCCTGCCGTCCCGGCAACACCGGCAACACCGGTCACCCCGGCAGCGCGGGCAATACCCGCGACCCCGGCCACCCCGGCCACGCCAAAGGCGTTGGCGGCCAAGGCCTCGGCGACCAAGGCCGACACCGCGGCACCGGCTGGGTCCACGAAGTCAACGGCACCGAAGCAGGACACGAAGGCGAAGTCCGCGCCGGCGAACTCCAGCCCGAAGAACACCGGGCCGAAGAACACCAAGAAGAAGTAA
- a CDS encoding GNAT family N-acetyltransferase encodes MNVTTTQNFSLRPCHGPAEWPELVRIWRSAVEATHHFLTADDIDFYERRLAEEYLGMVDLTVADCDGVPVGFSGVAGGNLEMLFVDHQHRGRGAGSVLLADARAKEPGLLVDVNEQNPQAVGFYQRHGFVTLSRSETDGDGRPFPILHLGPAPSASLR; translated from the coding sequence GTGAATGTGACCACGACGCAGAACTTCTCGCTCCGCCCGTGCCACGGACCCGCGGAATGGCCGGAGCTGGTGCGCATCTGGCGCAGCGCTGTCGAAGCGACGCACCACTTCCTCACCGCCGATGACATCGACTTCTACGAGCGGCGACTGGCCGAGGAGTACCTGGGGATGGTCGACCTCACCGTCGCGGACTGCGACGGCGTGCCCGTCGGCTTCTCGGGTGTCGCGGGCGGCAATCTCGAGATGCTGTTCGTCGACCACCAGCATCGGGGTCGTGGCGCGGGCTCGGTCCTGCTGGCCGATGCGCGGGCCAAGGAGCCGGGTCTGTTGGTCGACGTGAACGAGCAGAACCCGCAAGCCGTGGGTTTTTATCAGCGCCACGGGTTCGTCACCCTCAGCCGGTCGGAGACCGACGGCGACGGGCGACCGTTTCCGATCCTGCATCTGGGCCCGGCGCCGTCGGCTTCGCTGCGCTGA
- a CDS encoding PRC and DUF2382 domain-containing protein, whose protein sequence is MTNVLEQIKGATAYDPSGEKIGKIHELYLDGQSREPKWASVHTGLFGMTESLVPLAGARPDGDDSVRVAVAKSAVKDAPHVDIGERISPADEATLAQYYGLRPTPPTAPQQPGPESTSSNGGKHLRGAAPALGGIGGTSANTTANTSAHTDPATHTGPEMIRSEERLQVGTERTTSGTARLNKHVVTEQRTVQVPVTHEEVRVERAAISDPAHVRDTRLADDQREVTLHEDQVVVSKESVPVERVRLAVDEVTENQQVTEDVRREEINADGVERRRR, encoded by the coding sequence ATGACGAACGTGCTGGAACAAATCAAGGGTGCGACCGCGTACGACCCGTCTGGGGAGAAGATCGGCAAGATTCATGAGCTGTATCTGGACGGACAGAGCCGGGAGCCCAAGTGGGCTTCGGTTCACACCGGCCTCTTCGGCATGACGGAGTCGCTGGTCCCGCTGGCAGGTGCCCGGCCGGACGGCGACGATTCGGTGCGCGTAGCGGTGGCGAAGAGTGCGGTCAAGGACGCCCCACACGTGGATATCGGTGAGCGGATCAGCCCGGCTGACGAAGCCACCCTGGCGCAGTACTACGGCCTGCGGCCCACCCCGCCGACGGCCCCGCAGCAGCCCGGCCCCGAGTCCACGTCCTCCAATGGCGGTAAGCACCTTCGGGGAGCGGCGCCGGCCCTCGGCGGCATCGGCGGTACCTCGGCGAACACGACGGCGAACACGTCGGCCCACACCGACCCCGCCACTCACACCGGGCCGGAGATGATCCGCTCGGAGGAGCGTCTCCAGGTGGGCACCGAGCGCACGACGTCAGGCACAGCCCGCCTCAACAAGCATGTGGTGACCGAGCAACGGACCGTACAGGTGCCCGTCACGCACGAGGAGGTGCGCGTGGAGCGCGCCGCCATCAGCGATCCGGCTCACGTCCGTGACACCCGACTCGCCGACGACCAACGCGAGGTGACGCTGCACGAGGACCAGGTCGTCGTCAGCAAGGAATCGGTTCCCGTCGAACGGGTTCGACTGGCGGTCGATGAGGTCACCGAGAACCAACAGGTCACCGAGGACGTTCGCCGCGAAGAGATCAACGCCGACGGCGTGGAGCGTCGCCGCCGCTGA
- a CDS encoding DUF7155 family protein produces MTIGATRLFAAAALVATAVAAPVIVALSSTPSSQTTADGGCLAWFGNKEDGYCMGRSNGQPVNVGTPWGVWGPSGGISSGPLLPGQTWNQPLG; encoded by the coding sequence ATGACCATCGGAGCAACCCGGCTGTTCGCCGCAGCAGCGCTCGTTGCCACCGCGGTGGCTGCCCCGGTCATCGTGGCGCTGAGCAGCACCCCGTCGTCGCAGACGACGGCCGACGGCGGCTGCCTCGCCTGGTTCGGCAACAAGGAAGACGGCTACTGCATGGGCCGGTCCAACGGCCAGCCGGTCAACGTCGGCACGCCGTGGGGCGTCTGGGGACCCAGCGGCGGCATCAGCAGCGGCCCGCTGCTGCCGGGCCAGACCTGGAACCAGCCGCTCGGCTGA
- the dnaG gene encoding DNA primase: MAGRIPDRDIAAIRERTRIEDIVGEHVQLRRAGADSLKGLCPFHDEKSPSFHVRPNHGLFHCFGCAEGGDVYAFVQKIEHVTFVEAVELLADRLNYTISYEGSSTTNVQRDKGSRSRLLAANAAAQEFYAEALQSAEAAAARQYLIDRNFDADAAKRFGCGFAPSGWDTLTKHLLRKGFTFKELEAAGLSREGRRGPMDRFHRRLLWPIRGATGEVIGFGARRLFDDDHMEAKYVNTPETVLYKKSHVLFGLDLAKRDIAKGHQAVVVEGYTDVMAMHLSGVTTAVASCGTAFGDEHLSMLRRLMMDDNFFRGELIYVFDGDAAGRAAAVKAFEGEQNLTGQSFVAVASDGMDPCDLRLAAGDGALRDLVARRTPLFEFVIRTALEEHDLDSAEGRVAALRRCVPLTARIKDPTLRDEYARQLAGWVGWDDVAQVIARVRETAKSGPATSKRDARRPSAPAAPAAAVGRPNPKDPTLWPQREALKSALQYPAMAGPVFDGLPVDSFTHPGYATVRQAITTAGGTASGLGGAEWIEAVRAADPAAANLINELSVEAFQAEEDKLPRYIASVLARLQEVWVGREIAELKSKLQRMSPVEQSDEYHALFGDLVAMEQYRRSLLQQASGDDVS; this comes from the coding sequence GTGGCCGGCCGGATTCCTGATCGCGATATCGCGGCCATTCGTGAACGCACCCGCATCGAGGACATCGTCGGCGAGCACGTGCAGCTGCGGCGCGCGGGCGCCGACTCGCTCAAGGGCCTGTGCCCGTTCCACGACGAGAAGTCGCCGTCGTTCCATGTGCGGCCCAACCATGGGCTGTTCCACTGCTTCGGCTGCGCCGAGGGTGGTGACGTCTACGCGTTCGTGCAGAAGATCGAGCACGTCACCTTTGTCGAAGCTGTGGAGTTGCTCGCCGACCGGCTGAACTACACCATCAGCTACGAGGGTTCGTCGACCACCAATGTGCAGCGGGACAAGGGCAGCCGCAGCCGGCTGCTCGCCGCCAACGCCGCCGCGCAGGAGTTCTACGCCGAGGCGCTGCAGTCGGCCGAGGCCGCTGCCGCCCGCCAATACCTGATCGACCGGAACTTCGACGCCGACGCGGCCAAGCGCTTCGGCTGCGGATTCGCACCGTCGGGCTGGGACACCCTGACAAAACACCTGCTGCGCAAGGGATTCACGTTCAAGGAGCTGGAGGCCGCCGGGTTGTCCCGCGAGGGCCGCCGCGGCCCGATGGACCGGTTCCACCGCCGGCTGCTCTGGCCCATCCGGGGCGCGACGGGTGAGGTGATCGGGTTCGGCGCCCGCCGCCTGTTCGACGACGACCACATGGAAGCCAAGTACGTCAACACCCCGGAAACGGTGTTGTACAAGAAATCCCACGTGCTGTTCGGTCTCGACCTGGCCAAGCGCGACATCGCCAAGGGCCATCAGGCCGTCGTCGTCGAGGGCTACACCGATGTCATGGCCATGCACCTGTCCGGCGTGACCACCGCGGTCGCGTCGTGCGGCACGGCGTTCGGCGACGAGCACCTGTCGATGCTGCGGCGACTGATGATGGACGACAACTTCTTTCGCGGCGAGCTGATCTACGTGTTCGACGGTGACGCCGCCGGACGTGCCGCCGCGGTGAAAGCCTTTGAGGGCGAACAGAATCTGACCGGCCAGTCGTTCGTCGCCGTGGCCTCCGACGGCATGGACCCATGCGATCTGCGCCTGGCGGCCGGCGACGGCGCGCTGCGCGATCTGGTGGCGCGCCGAACACCGTTGTTCGAGTTCGTGATTCGCACGGCACTCGAAGAGCACGACCTGGACAGCGCGGAGGGCCGGGTCGCGGCACTGCGGCGGTGTGTGCCGTTGACGGCCCGAATCAAGGACCCCACCCTGCGGGACGAGTACGCCCGTCAGCTCGCAGGCTGGGTCGGTTGGGACGATGTGGCGCAGGTGATCGCGCGGGTGCGCGAGACCGCCAAGTCGGGCCCGGCGACGTCGAAGCGGGATGCCCGGCGCCCGTCGGCGCCGGCCGCCCCGGCAGCGGCAGTGGGGCGTCCGAACCCGAAAGACCCGACGTTGTGGCCGCAGCGCGAGGCACTCAAGTCGGCGCTGCAGTACCCGGCGATGGCCGGCCCGGTGTTCGACGGGCTGCCCGTCGACAGCTTCACCCATCCCGGTTACGCCACCGTCCGGCAGGCGATCACCACGGCGGGCGGGACGGCGTCCGGCCTGGGCGGTGCGGAATGGATCGAGGCGGTCCGGGCGGCAGACCCGGCGGCGGCGAACCTGATCAACGAACTGTCGGTCGAGGCGTTCCAGGCCGAAGAGGACAAGCTGCCGCGCTACATCGCGAGCGTGCTGGCCCGCCTGCAGGAGGTCTGGGTGGGCCGCGAGATCGCCGAGTTGAAGTCGAAACTGCAGCGCATGTCGCCCGTCGAGCAGAGCGACGAGTACCACGCGTTGTTCGGGGACCTCGTCGCCATGGAGCAGTACCGGCGCAGCCTGCTGCAGCAGGCCAGCGGTGACGACGTCAGCTGA